CCGGGGAGCGTGTCATCATCGACGGTCCCTGCCTGTCGGCCTGCACGCTGGTGCTCAGCGTCGTGCCCGAGGACCGCATCTGCGTGACGCAGCGAGCCTCCCTCGGCTTCCACGCCGCACGCTCGGTCGACCGGCGCGGCCGCGTTTATGCGGAACCCGAAGCCTCCAAGCTGGTGCTGCAGACCTATCCCACGCCGGTGCGCGGCTGGATCGAGCGCCGCGGCGGCCTGACGTCGCGGCTTCTGTTGTTGCGCGGGCGCGAGCTCAAGGCGATGTACCCCTCGTGCCGCTAGCGGCGTCACGCCGCGTAGCCTTCCGCCGGGGAATTGATCATCCACGGAATGCCGAAGCGATCGACGCCCATGCCGAAGCCCTTCGACCAGAAGGTCTTGCCAAACGGCATGGTGACGGCACCGCCTTCGAGGAGCGCGTTGAACTTGCGCTCGGCCTCGGCCGGATCCGCGATCTGGAGCGAGACCGAGATTCCGTGCGGCTTGCCTTGATAATATTCGGGCGGCGAATCCGAGGCCATCAGGACGCCTCCGCCGATCGAGAAGCGGACATGCATGATCCTGTCCTTGTGCTCCGGCGCACACGGCATCTCCGGCGGCGCCTCGCCGTTGCGCATCATCATCTCGATCTTGGCGCCGAGCACCTCGCGGTAGTGCTTGAGCGCCTGCTCGCAATCGCCGTTGAACGTCAGATAGGGACAGATCATCGTCATCCTCCTTGGTTGAAAGATCATTCGTCAGCGCGGCAGCGGCAGCGGCAGCGGCAGCGGCAGCGGCAGCAGCGCGCGCAGCCGGCGATCGCGCAGCCACAAGCCGCCCCACAGCATCAGCCCGAGATAGAGGCCGAACAGGACGTGGCTGAACAGCGGACTGCCGATGCGGACATGAGAAGCGATGGCGCCGCCGAGATAGCCTGTCAGCAGGATCGCCCCGACGAACGACGTCGCCGGCAACGCATAGAGCACGGTGCAGACGATCGTGATCAGACCGAGCGCGCGGGCCGTGCCGTCACTCGCGCCATAGCCCATCTGATCCAGCGTCTGGGTGACGACGGACAGAGGGACGAGCTTGATCGCGCCGTCGAACAGCAGGAACAGGGTCACCAGCCCACTCAGGATGCGGCCGCTCCACAATTCGGCGCGCGAGACCGGTTCTTCCAAGGTGATCGTCGTCATCTGCAGCTCCTCCCCGTAATGCTGCTCCAAGGACGAATGAAGGAGCGTGCCGCCGACAGCCCGGTTCAAGATTTTGGATCGAATCTCAGCGGAATGTCACTGGCCGACCTGGACCTGAGCCGTTGCGCTGTCGCGCATCAGGCGATCGAGCTGCATGCGGATATGCGCGGCCTCCGCCGAGCTGTGCGCCAGCGCGATGGCGCGGTCGAAGGCGGTCCGTGCCTCGTCGGCGCGTCCGAGCTGCATCAGCAGCGCGCCGCGCACGCCGAAGAAATAGAAATAGTTGGCGAGCCGCCCTTCGAGCGGCCCGATCAGGTCGAGCGCCGCCCCGGCGCCGCGGACCTTGGACACCGCAACGGCGCGGTTGAGCGTCACCACCGGCGAGGGCTGCACCACTTCCAGCGCGCCATAGAGCAGGTCGATCTGCGTCCAGTCGGTGTCCTCCGGACGCGCGGCGCGTGAATGCAGCGCCGCGATCGCCGCCTGGATCTGGTACGGACCGCTGCGGCGATGGCGCATCGCCTTGTCGATCAGGGCTGTGCCTTCCGCGATCATCGGCTGGTTCCACAGCGAGCGATCCTGATCCTCCAGAAGAATCGGCAATCCCTCGGCGTCGAAGCGGGCGGCGGAGCGGGCGTGCTGCAACAGCAGCAGCGCCGTCAGCCCCATGATTTCGGGCTCGCTCGGAAACAGCCGCAGCAGCAACCGCGCCAGCCGGATCGCCTCCTCGGACAGCGGCTGGCGCTGCGCGGCGGTCTCGCCGCTGGCCGAATAGCCCTCGTTGAAGATCAGGTAGACCATGGCGGCGACCGCGGTCAGGCGCTCCGACCGCTCGACCGCGCCAGGGGTCTCGAA
This region of Bradyrhizobium sp. SZCCHNS1050 genomic DNA includes:
- a CDS encoding VOC family protein produces the protein MICPYLTFNGDCEQALKHYREVLGAKIEMMMRNGEAPPEMPCAPEHKDRIMHVRFSIGGGVLMASDSPPEYYQGKPHGISVSLQIADPAEAERKFNALLEGGAVTMPFGKTFWSKGFGMGVDRFGIPWMINSPAEGYAA
- a CDS encoding DoxX family protein, yielding MTTITLEEPVSRAELWSGRILSGLVTLFLLFDGAIKLVPLSVVTQTLDQMGYGASDGTARALGLITIVCTVLYALPATSFVGAILLTGYLGGAIASHVRIGSPLFSHVLFGLYLGLMLWGGLWLRDRRLRALLPLPLPLPLPLPR
- a CDS encoding RNA polymerase sigma factor, which codes for MTDTAWIDAALTSARPQAVGALLRYFRDLDTAEEAFQNACLRALKSWPQNGPPRDPAAWLIMVGRNAAIDDVRRVRREQPLPEDEAISDLDDAESALADRLDGSHYRDDILRLLFICCHKDLPATQQIALALRVVSGLTVKQIARAFLVSEAAMEQRITRAKARVAQANVPFETPGAVERSERLTAVAAMVYLIFNEGYSASGETAAQRQPLSEEAIRLARLLLRLFPSEPEIMGLTALLLLQHARSAARFDAEGLPILLEDQDRSLWNQPMIAEGTALIDKAMRHRRSGPYQIQAAIAALHSRAARPEDTDWTQIDLLYGALEVVQPSPVVTLNRAVAVSKVRGAGAALDLIGPLEGRLANYFYFFGVRGALLMQLGRADEARTAFDRAIALAHSSAEAAHIRMQLDRLMRDSATAQVQVGQ